Below is a genomic region from Candidatus Chlorobium masyuteum.
CACGGATGAGCTGGTCGATCAGTGCCTTCTGGCTGTCGGGAATCTGTTCTTGCTTTTTGGCCATAGCTTTTCTCCTTTTGTAATGATAGGAAACTATGACCGTTTACACACTTTATCTTACAGACTCTTATTGCCGCAACCACACGTTGTTTTGGGCTGGAGCTATTGACTCGGGACCAGCATCTTTTATCGGTTTTAAGTAAGCGCTCTGCCCCTCAGACGCGCAATAAATAGTGCGCCATTCCTCTTATCCTTGTTTTACACTCCTGCCATAAAGGTGTTCAAGTATGTTTGAGTTTTTGTTTTTTGTTACCGCTTTCCTTTCGGAAATAGCAGGAACGATTGGCGGGTTCGGCTCGTCGGTGTTTTTTGTTCCGCTTGCAGGACTTTTTTTCAATATCCATACCGTGCTTGCTTTGACAAGCATTCTGCATGTGTTCAGCAACTCGTCAAAGCTGCTGCTGTTTCGTCGTCATATTGATTTCAGGCTGGTTCTGCTTATGGGTATTCCCAGTATCCTGCTGGTGATTGTCGGCGCCTATCTCAGTACCCAGCTCGATGTGCAATATGTCGAGCTGGCCATGAGCATATTTCTTATCGCGTTCAGCCTGCTGCTCTATCTTTTTCCTCATATCGCCTTGCCACCCAGCAAGCCCAATGCCGTGATAGGAGGTGGCATAGCGGGGTTTCTGGCAGGACTTATCGGGACGGGTGGCGCCATAAGAGGACTGGTGCTGGCGGCATTCAACCTTGAGAAAGGCATCTTCATTGCCACCTCTGCGGCGATTGACTTTGGGGTGGATATCAGCCGGATGGTAATCTATTTAAACCACAGCTCCCTTGAGCTGAAGTACTTTTTCTACATTCCCGGTCTGATTATAATTGCCTTTGCCGGTTCATGGGTCGGAAAATGGCTGCTTGAGAGAATTCCGCAGGAAAAATTCAGGAAGCTTGTTCTGGTGCTCATTTTTCTGATTGGTATCACCACGCTGGTTCAATACGCAAGGGCTGTGACCCCGAAAAACCTGAACCC
It encodes:
- a CDS encoding sulfite exporter TauE/SafE family protein — its product is MFEFLFFVTAFLSEIAGTIGGFGSSVFFVPLAGLFFNIHTVLALTSILHVFSNSSKLLLFRRHIDFRLVLLMGIPSILLVIVGAYLSTQLDVQYVELAMSIFLIAFSLLLYLFPHIALPPSKPNAVIGGGIAGFLAGLIGTGGAIRGLVLAAFNLEKGIFIATSAAIDFGVDISRMVIYLNHSSLELKYFFYIPGLIIIAFAGSWVGKWLLERIPQEKFRKLVLVLIFLIGITTLVQYARAVTPKNLNPAQVVNYKR